A region of Thermoplasmata archaeon DNA encodes the following proteins:
- a CDS encoding VIT1/CCC1 transporter family protein produces MEPRPWRQRIREYSEVTDLGPVVRRYFVIGAFDGALTILGIIVGATASGVHESEKTVVLTAAISAAIALAVSSAVGAFEAERVEKKLDIHTLERAMLTRLSEEHKGAFRFAAYTSAFAHGVAPLVAALPPIVPFLLLPFQEATLIAVILTLVFLFGMGAYLGRLVRERIAYTGLRFVAAGLLTALVLWILRGGTP; encoded by the coding sequence ATGGAGCCGCGGCCCTGGCGCCAGCGGATTAGGGAGTACAGCGAAGTCACGGACCTGGGGCCCGTCGTCCGTCGGTACTTTGTGATCGGCGCGTTCGACGGGGCGCTCACGATCCTTGGGATCATCGTGGGAGCGACGGCGTCGGGAGTCCACGAATCGGAGAAGACCGTCGTCCTCACCGCGGCAATCAGCGCCGCGATCGCCCTCGCGGTGAGCAGCGCCGTGGGCGCGTTCGAGGCGGAACGCGTCGAGAAGAAGCTGGACATCCACACTCTCGAGCGCGCGATGCTCACCCGGCTCAGCGAGGAGCACAAGGGAGCCTTCCGATTCGCCGCCTACACGAGTGCGTTCGCCCACGGCGTCGCGCCCCTGGTCGCGGCCCTGCCTCCCATCGTGCCGTTTCTCCTGCTGCCCTTCCAGGAGGCGACGCTCATCGCGGTGATCCTGACCCTCGTGTTCCTGTTCGGCATGGGCGCGTACCTGGGTCGCCTCGTGCGCGAGCGGATCGCGTACACGGGTCTGCGGTTCGTGGCCGCGGGGCTCCTGACGGCTCTCGTGCTTTGGATTCTCCGGGGCGGCACTCCATGA